GCGGGAGGCGCAGCCATGAGGTTCCGGCGCTCCCTGGTGCTCGACGTGGGCGTGCGGGTCACGTTCCACACCGTGCTGCTCTTCTCGCTGTTCCTGCTCTTCGCCGGCCACAACGCCCCCGGGGGCGGCTTCATCGGGGGGCTCGTCGCCGGGGCCGCCTTCATGCTCCGCTACGTGGGCGGCGGCGCCGACGAGGTGCAGCGGATCGAGCCCGTCACACCCGAGGTCCTCCTCGGCACCGGCGTCATCATCGCCGTGCTCACCGGCATGGCGTCCCTGGTGTTCGGCGGCGACTTCCTGCAGAGCGGCTACCACCCCCAGGACCTCCCGCTGCTGGGCAAGGTCTCGTTCACCTCCGTGCTGGTCTTCGACATCGGCGTCTACCTCGTGGTCGTCGGCCTGGTGGTGGGCGTCCTGCGCTCGCTCGGGCGCGAGGAGACCGAGGGCGAGGCCGCCCCGGCCGAGGGCGGGGAGGCGGCGACGTGATCCTCATCCTCGCCCTCACCGTCGGCGTGCTCTACGCCACCGGCACCTACCTGATGCTGCAACGCACGCTGACCCGCATCGTCATGGGCCTTGCCCTCATGGGCCACGGCGCCAACCTGCTCCTGCTCATGGCAGGCGGCCGCGCCGGCGACGTCCCCCTCATCGGCGGGGCCCAGGCCGGCGGCGCGGTGGAGGACGGCATCGGGACGGCCGCAGCCGAGGGAGCCAGCACCTTCGCCGACCCGCTCCCCCAAGCCATGGCGCTGACCGCCATCGTCATCACCTTCGGGATCATGGCCTTCCTGCTGGCGCTGGCCTACCGCAGCTGGACCCTCACCCACAACGACGAGGCCGAGGACGACATCGAGGACCGCCGCATCGCCCAGCGTGCGCGCGAGGGCCACGAGATCGACGTGCTCCGGGGCCTGGGCGAAACGGTCGACGACGAGGACGTCCGGTGATGGACATCCTCGTCCCCCTCCTCGTGGCCCTGCCCCTGCTCGGCGCCGGGGTGTCCCTCGTGCTGTGGCGCCAAGTGCTGGCGCAGCAGGTGATCGGCGTGCTCACCGTGGCGGCGGCCATGGCCATCTCCGTGGCCGTGCTCGTGCAGGTGGAGGCCGACGGCGTGGTGGCGGTCGACATGGGCGGCTGGCCGGCGCCCATCGGCATCACCCTCGTGGCCGACCTCATGGCCGCGCTCTTCCTCTGCGTGTCGCTCGCCACCGTGCTGGCCGTGCTCGTCTACGCCATCGGCCAGCCCCGCGCCGACAAGTCGGCGTTCTACTTCCACCCGCTCTACCTGGT
The sequence above is a segment of the Acidimicrobiales bacterium genome. Coding sequences within it:
- a CDS encoding MnhB domain-containing protein, producing the protein MRFRRSLVLDVGVRVTFHTVLLFSLFLLFAGHNAPGGGFIGGLVAGAAFMLRYVGGGADEVQRIEPVTPEVLLGTGVIIAVLTGMASLVFGGDFLQSGYHPQDLPLLGKVSFTSVLVFDIGVYLVVVGLVVGVLRSLGREETEGEAAPAEGGEAAT
- a CDS encoding NADH-quinone oxidoreductase subunit K, whose protein sequence is MILILALTVGVLYATGTYLMLQRTLTRIVMGLALMGHGANLLLLMAGGRAGDVPLIGGAQAGGAVEDGIGTAAAEGASTFADPLPQAMALTAIVITFGIMAFLLALAYRSWTLTHNDEAEDDIEDRRIAQRAREGHEIDVLRGLGETVDDEDVR